From a single Coregonus clupeaformis isolate EN_2021a unplaced genomic scaffold, ASM2061545v1 scaf3987, whole genome shotgun sequence genomic region:
- the LOC121565972 gene encoding interleukin-18 receptor 1-like, with protein sequence MDVYLSTCYLGESCEKYTCTSDHSIPQNFTKLKYTWYKNCDTELPSDFGDGYLESATESDSGYYTCTSYYTYNSNLHDGQVFTLSKTMERTIKQGSSHLKPKIISPQDGEFIEVHMGSTVVVVCRAVLSSEFDSFHWMENISFVEENMEALPVFYNTSQENGHHLVSLVIRQVSEEQLRNRYTCKLEYPSGTSNVSITFKQRSPPQFHFLVLGIVGVFAVTVVVVTVVYVKLKVDIILFLRDDLGWHHHNTADGKRYDAYVLCYKSDSESGVSEEDRRQVEEVLEEEYGYSLCLYDRDVLPGEGESVHCPHIGPHTGVCVCVCVCMHCSCTYSCFCSLS encoded by the exons ATGGATGTGTATCTATCAACTTGCTATCTGGGAGAGTCCTGCGAAAAGTATACATGCACGTCGGACCACAGCATCCCACAAAACTTCACCAAACTGAAATATACGTGGTACAAG AACTGTGACACAGAGTTACCCTCTGACTTTGGCGATGGATACCTGGAAAGTGCTACTGAGAGTGACAGTGGTTACTATACCTGCACTTCATACTATACATACAACTCAAACCTCCATGATGGACAGGTGTTTACCTTGTCCAAAACCATGGAGCGGACAATTAAACAAG gaaGTTCCCATTTAAAGCCAAAGATCATTAGCCCTCAGGATGGGGAGTTTATTGAAGTACATATGG GATCCACTGTGGTGGTGGTCTGCAGGGCTGTCCTGTCCTCTGAATTTGACTCCTTCCACTGGATGGAAAACATATCTTTTGTGGAGGAGAACATGGAGGCCCTACCAGTGTTTTACAATACTTCACA AGAGAATGGCCATCACCTGGTATCGCTGGTGATCAGGCAGGTGTCCGAGGAGCAGCTGAGGAACAGATACACCTGTAAATTGGAGTATCCATCTGGGACCTCCAACGTCTCTATCACCTTCAAACAGAGGA GTCCACCCCAGTTTCACTTCCTGGTGCTGGGTATAGTAGGGGTCTTTGCCGTgacggtggtggtggtgactgTTGTCTATGTCAAGCTGAAGGTGGACATCATTCTGTTTCTCAGAGATGATCTGGGTTGGCATCATCACAACACCGCTG ATGGGAAGCGTTACGATGCCTATGTGTTGTGTTATAAGAGTGACTCAGAGTCAGGCGTCAGTGAGGAGGACAGGCGTCAGGTggaggaggtgctggaggaggAGTATGGCTACAGCCTGTGTCTCTACGACCGTGACGTGCTCCCTGGGGAGGGTGAGTCAGTCCACTGTCCTCACATCGGTCCtcatactggtgtgtgtgtgtgtgtgtgtgtgtgtatgcactgtTCTTGTACCTATTCCTGTTTCTGTTCCTTATCT